One part of the Sciurus carolinensis chromosome 4, mSciCar1.2, whole genome shotgun sequence genome encodes these proteins:
- the Llph gene encoding protein LLP homolog translates to MAKSLRSKWKRKMRAEKRKKNAPKELNRLKSILKIGSDVLMKDVEEIATVVVPRHCQGKMQCEVKDENDDMKMETEIKRNKKTLLDQHGQYPIWMNQRQRKRLKAKREKGKGKSKAKAAKAAKGLAW, encoded by the exons ATGGCTAAAAGCTTACGTAGTAAGTGGAAAAGGAAGATGCGtgctgaaaagaggaaaaagaacgCTCCAAAAGAGCTCAACAGACTTAAAAGTATTCTCAAAATAGGCAGTGATGTTTTAATGAAAGATGTTGAAGAAATAGCAACTGTGGTGGTACCCAGACATTGCCAAGGGAAAATGCAGTGTGAGGTGAAAGATGAAAATG atgACATGAAAATGGAGACTGagattaagagaaataaaaagactcTTCTAGACCAGCATGGACAGTACCCAATATGGATGAACCAGAGgcaaagaaaaagactgaaggCAAAGcgagagaaaggaaaggggaagagcaAAGCAAAAGCAGCAAAGGCAGCAAAGGGTTTGGCCTGGTAG